The genome window ATAGTATCCAGAAAATGATGTTGGTTTGTAAATTGCAACATTCAAACAAAAGCTAAAACCCCCGTGCACGAATGTCTGTATAATTGTGTGTCTGCACAAGCAAGAGTGTAATGTGCTGATAACCAACATACTACTAGACTGCAAGTCATCAATTGAAATGTATAGTCTGTTGGTCCTCTGATCAGAGGGTCTCTAGTTACTGTTCAGTCTGACATTCAGATGGTTTTCTGTTGTCTCTGACCCTCTGGTCATGCAAAGATTGTCATTTTGTGCAGGCAGTGTGGaggtttttattgtaaatatatttgatatatgaTGGTGACGATGATGGTCATGTGATTCAGTGATGCTCAGATGAGACGTTCAGGAGTCAGGCTCATAattcttcattcatttaaacCATCTAGAGCAAATAAACTGTGCACTGTACAGCAATAGACAGCACTTCATATTAGATAAAAGCCAGCTTCAGTGTTGTTCAAGGCAGTTAGTTTTCTAATTATGTACCTGAATAAAGCTTTGCCTGATCAGGAGTTCTGCAGTTTGTTTCTTTCCACAAGAGGGCGCCAAATGCAAAACTCTGCTGTAAAGATACATTGAAAAACGCTGTATTTAAACAAGTACCAATAAACTTGTGAATTGCAtttctgtttaaaatgtgtccagTGAATTGCAGTTTCATCTGCAGCCATGCATCTTTGTCTCGACACACGTTGCCACTTCCGCTCTAGGAATTACATTATcgacacatttatttagcctttttttttttaatgttcatttaacAATTTACCAGTCTTCTTAATCATCATCCTGTTTAGGATGTCAGAGACTTTGTATTGTGTGTAAACGTGGCTCAGCAGAAATCCAGTTAAAAACCCCATTGACAGTCTCCCTTTCCCCCCCAAACACAGACTGTAGCGGGGCGTGGCGCGCTCATTGCCGGGCGGAGCCGGGGGATGTCTGTCGGTGAACTCTCCCACacaaaggagaggaaacaaaacaaagccagGAAGCCTGACATTAACTCGCGTCCAGACAAACAGATCAATTGACTTGCTTTTGTCTTTGAAAAGCCTTGTTTCAAGACTTGGGacaccgctgctgctgctgagagagGAAAATAGCACCTTTGGGTGATGGTGAGACAGCATCTAGACTGTATGCGCATTTGAAAGTGATCTTTCCTGATTGATCCATGCAGAAAGTGTGGCGTTGCGTCTCGTGCTGAGTCAGCTGGCCGCGTCGTGATGAACGGGAGTCGGTGCAGCGCGGTGGCCTGTCCCGGGGGCGGTGTCTTCTCAGGGCTGCCGCCGCTGCCCAAGGGCCTGAGCGGCATCCTGAACTCCAGCGGCGGGTCGTGGCGGGACATCGAGAAGGTCCACAGCAAGAGAGCGCGCATTCAGGCCGACATCAGCCGGGGTGGCGGGGATGCGCCGCGCGGTCACGGCAAACCAGGCGGACTGGACGCTGCTCTGGCTCTGCTGCGGAAAGAAATGGTGAGGTGGTCTGCGAGTACCCTGCCTTTGTCTGCCTGTATGATATGTTCTATGCAAAGAAAAACCTGCCCCTTTCTACTTCAAACAAATCTACATTTAGGCACTTAGATGAGAATTAattttgtacaaaataaatcttaactCCAGGTCCACTTACTAGTCACTTTTACCCCAAGAATTTGCATTACAAAGTTATCAATTATTGGAGTGTGCTCAGTTGCCTTAGGGTTGTTCATCACCTCTAGCTCTCCTCATTCGTTGTATAATCTTTGATGTCCAGAACAGATATTTTGTATTGTGCAACAGGTCGGTCTGCGTCAGCTGGACATGTCTCTGCTGTGCCAGCTGTGGTCTCTCCATGAGGCCATCCAGGAGTACAAGGGCTCCTCGCTTCTGTCCGAGGCCTCGCTCACTGCTGATAATGGATCCTCTGAGGAGGAcgatgaagatgaggaggagacaggagttCCCTCACAGcctccatcctcttcctccttgtcTCTGCCTCCACCCAGCAGCAACTCCAGGGACCAGTGGATCAAAGACTCCTTTCATATTCCctgatgaagacacacacacacatacgcacacactcCATGTGGAGACACCTTAACGTTCATTCTTACTGCACCATTAGGAACCATTTACACTAGTTTTTATGCATCTCTTGTCCAGATTGTTTTTCTGGCTGTGGGCCAATCTGGCAGCGAGACAATAGCTCTGTAATACAGGGTGTTGACTGGCTGCTTATCAGTTTATAATCTTGCACTACATGGGTGTTAAAATAAGACAAGAAATCAAGACCGACAAGTGAGACCAGATgttataattgtttttgctctttATTGCATACTCTGCATGCTACTACATGCTGCTTGCTTGTCATTGAATCTTAGCTAGGAGCAATATTTCTTAGAATTATTGTCGGGTCTTATTCCACTTTTGATGCATCTGGTTTTCTGATGATTTCAGACTTTAAAACTCGCTGTTCTGTAAATCGAGTAGGATAATCTTTCATTGCTCAGTATCCTCTGCCACTTAGTGTCTTGACTGAAGAACAGAAGTGCTGTCTTCAATAATCTGTATTCTCTTTATTTCTATGAGCATTTGACACAGTATATGCATTTTCTGACCCAAATATGAGGAggaattatttttgaaaaaatgtATGCACAGTAGCTTTTATAAGCGGTATCGTCGGCTAAAATTTTGTCggaaatcattttgttttacattatgtgTGCTGCTGTTCTCGGTGAGGCACCTCTCTTCATTAAATAcagttatatactgtatattgatataaatgtaGCTTCATGTCGCGACTTCCCCAGTCCAAACTCATGACAAACCTGGGGGGGGAAACAAGGCAAGATACAGGAAATGATCCCAGTCTGAAGACAACACATATTCAGATGTCACTAAAGGCTCATCAATCATGAGTTGTTCAGTATTATTAGAATCAAAGCAACTCCTTAATgcaatgttaatgttttgtcaCAGTGGATTTTCCTCCTGTGAAtcagtgctgttttttttctcgcCCAAATGATTAGAACTGTATATGTGCAAATGACTATCAAACTCTGTCTGCCCCGCAGAAACATTTACATAGTCTTGAATTGAATCACTTGTCTAAATGACTCTTTTTGTATCtttcatcttaaaataaaactgcagTGTACACCGCAGACATGCacagtgtttctgtatttgaatTGAAAAGGTAATCAGAGGATGATATTGCAAAATGTGACCAACAGGGGACACACTGTCTCCAGTCCAGAGAGCTCCTCCACTGGGGTCAtgtttaaagcagcagcagcagcagagtggggGAAAccatttgctgtgtgtggagcaggAATGAAGGGCTGTGACGTTTTGAGTAGACAGTCTAATGCTGTTCTCTATTTATAATCGACATATGTTGTGGTTATTGTTAGAATctgcccgtctgtctctctgacagTCTAAGTGACGCGTTTAGCTGCGTGAGTCCATCTCTTCGTCACAATGCGTGTCTTCTCActtgctttctttctctgcctctttgtctttttgttgtccATTTATTGTCAATTTCTGTTATTATCACATCACATAGTTACTGTAAGCGCTGTTAGATTATTACCGTGagtgattattaaaataaatagacgTCGGACTAGAGGTCAGTGCAGTGGATGTCCGCAGGGAGAGCTGGGGAGGCTAGGCGTTGCACTTAAAGGattacttcacccccaaaatgataatttgtgtatctgttactcaccctgtgtttaCTTAAacttgtttaaatatatatatattcttgcATGTCTACACAGTGaatgaagaatccaaaaatggaGTAGAtccttgatgaattgaagtaaatagGGGCTGCGTTCAATAACAGAAAAAACGTTTACGAACTCTCACGCAACTGGTGATGTATAATCCAAGTCCCATTTATCCAGTTGTATGCTCGCTGCTACCCAAACGCATGTATTTTTGATAAAACCTTATTAttaaaacacttccacataAAAGGTGTCATGGCGGGTACTGTTCGCTGTTGTTAAAcacggcccccatttacttcaaatcATCAAGTATTGTCTCCTGTTTCTCGATTCTTTGGTCACCGTGGAAGcatgcaggaaaaacaaagttttcttctcGACTTAGAGGTACCACAGGGTGAGTaattaatacagaaatgttgcTTTAAGTATTTCTTTAAGATG of Cottoperca gobio chromosome 14, fCotGob3.1, whole genome shotgun sequence contains these proteins:
- the fam89b gene encoding leucine repeat adapter protein 25, which codes for MNGSRCSAVACPGGGVFSGLPPLPKGLSGILNSSGGSWRDIEKVHSKRARIQADISRGGGDAPRGHGKPGGLDAALALLRKEMVGLRQLDMSLLCQLWSLHEAIQEYKGSSLLSEASLTADNGSSEEDDEDEEETGVPSQPPSSSSLSLPPPSSNSRDQWIKDSFHIP